A region of the Candidatus Kryptobacter tengchongensis genome:
ACCGACTGTGAAGTCATATCTATCCCTGCAAATTACTTTGACAAGCTCATCCATCTTCAACCCCAACTTATAATTAATATCGCAAAGACATTAAGCGAGAGATTGAGGACATCAAATGATAAAATTTTGAGAGATTTTCTTGAATACGAAAAAGAGGTAACGGAACAGATAAACAAACTGAACTATTTAATTGATATAACGAAACGAGTTAATTCAACCATAAACCTTGATGAACTTTTAAAAATAATCCTTGAGATCGCCATTGAAATTACGAATGCCGACAGAGGAACAGTTTATCTAATTGATGAATTAACTGGCGAGATTTGGTCAAAAGTTCTTGAAGGGGATGAAATTAGTGAGATTCGTCTACCGATAGGAAAAGGCATTGCAGGCTATGTTGCTCAAACTGGTGAGATAATCAACCTTGAAGATGCTTATAAAGATCCGAGATTCAATCCCGAGATAGATATAAAAACAGGTTATAGAACAAAAACGATGTTGTGCCAGCCAATAAAAGATAAGAACGGTAAAATTGTTGGTGTTTTCCAATTGATAAACAAAAAAGAGGGCACTTTTACAAAAAAAGATGAGGAAATGTTAAGTGCTCTCTCAATTCACGCCTCAATCGCAATCCAAAATGCAAAGATGGCTCAGGAACTTGTAAATAACGAACGACTTGCGGCAATTGGGAAAATGGCAAGTTCAATCATCCATGATATAAAAAATCCAATGACGACAATAAAAGCCTACGCACAGGTTTTAAGAAAAAAAGTTGGTGAAAGCGAAGCAATTCAACTCGTTGATGAGGTGATAAGACAAATTGATCGCCTTGTGAATATGGCGCAAGAGATACTTGATTTTTCACGCGGGGTATCAAGTTTAAACTTTTCAAAGATAAAACTTGGAGATTTTCTTGATGGAGTGATTGCTTTCCTTTCAAGGGA
Encoded here:
- a CDS encoding Signal transduction histidine kinase, coding for MQHLFESLKKNKLFTGIGEELINEVAQNSIIENFKPGDIILREGEYGDKVCLIMRGRVKVVKLADSKGKILMELSESDFFGEMSLIDLRPRSASVVALTDCEVISIPANYFDKLIHLQPQLIINIAKTLSERLRTSNDKILRDFLEYEKEVTEQINKLNYLIDITKRVNSTINLDELLKIILEIAIEITNADRGTVYLIDELTGEIWSKVLEGDEISEIRLPIGKGIAGYVAQTGEIINLEDAYKDPRFNPEIDIKTGYRTKTMLCQPIKDKNGKIVGVFQLINKKEGTFTKKDEEMLSALSIHASIAIQNAKMAQELVNNERLAAIGKMASSIIHDIKNPMTTIKAYAQVLRKKVGESEAIQLVDEVIRQIDRLVNMAQEILDFSRGVSSLNFSKIKLGDFLDGVIAFLSRDFERNKIEIEKAIDFDDEVEIDVDKMTRVIFNIANNSRDAMPEGGKFIIKTWREDDFFYMQFTDTGKGIPEEVKKRLFEPFVTYGKKHGTGLGMAITKKIVTDHKGEIFVESELGKGTTITIKLPLYQK